Proteins from one Pseudomonas grandcourensis genomic window:
- a CDS encoding DUF2817 domain-containing protein, translating into MHTEFPTQSSYRTQREQFLAAATTAGATLTEYPHPLKGPFGEALGTDVAVLGDPGAKRLLIALSGTHGVEGFYGSGCQIKWLQELGKRSLPTDVAVVMIHAINPWGMAWLRRVNEDNIDLNRNHLDFQRPLPDNRAYNALHEIYACPQLQGPQRDRADALLDEQIRLHGWPAVMSIVEGGQHAHPDGLFFGGLAPSWSNRTLHEIVQKHVAHAEVAMCFDLHTGAGEYGHPMLLTITESAYPALADAQAIYGPWLYSLQTGADTLSETGVAATATGYTSQALINALPQVRLMPFVIECGTYPGPEVHRHLRDDHWLHLHGNPNDATGREIKLNLLEQFYPADSDWQAMVWLRTWQIWERALSALPTVRN; encoded by the coding sequence ATGCATACCGAGTTCCCCACCCAGTCCAGCTATCGCACCCAGCGTGAACAGTTCCTGGCCGCTGCGACCACGGCAGGCGCAACGCTGACGGAATACCCACACCCGCTCAAAGGACCGTTCGGCGAAGCCCTGGGTACCGATGTGGCGGTGCTGGGGGATCCGGGCGCCAAGCGCCTGCTGATCGCGTTGAGCGGCACTCATGGGGTCGAAGGCTTCTACGGCTCGGGCTGCCAGATCAAATGGCTGCAGGAGTTGGGCAAGCGTTCCCTGCCAACGGATGTCGCCGTGGTCATGATCCATGCCATCAACCCTTGGGGCATGGCGTGGTTGCGCCGGGTCAACGAAGACAATATCGACCTGAACCGCAATCACCTGGATTTCCAGCGACCGCTGCCAGACAACCGGGCCTACAACGCCCTGCATGAAATCTATGCCTGCCCGCAGTTGCAAGGTCCGCAGCGTGATCGTGCCGATGCCTTGCTCGACGAGCAGATTCGCCTGCACGGCTGGCCGGCGGTCATGTCGATTGTCGAGGGCGGTCAGCATGCTCATCCCGACGGCCTGTTTTTCGGCGGGCTGGCGCCGAGCTGGTCGAACCGCACGTTGCACGAGATCGTGCAGAAGCACGTGGCCCATGCCGAGGTCGCCATGTGTTTCGACTTGCACACGGGCGCTGGCGAGTACGGTCATCCGATGTTGTTGACCATCACCGAGTCCGCCTATCCGGCGCTGGCGGATGCGCAGGCGATTTATGGCCCGTGGCTCTACAGCCTGCAAACCGGTGCCGACACCCTGAGCGAAACCGGTGTGGCGGCAACGGCCACCGGCTATACCTCGCAGGCGCTGATCAATGCGCTGCCGCAGGTGCGGCTGATGCCGTTTGTCATCGAGTGCGGGACTTATCCGGGGCCGGAGGTTCACCGTCATCTGCGCGATGATCACTGGCTGCATCTGCACGGCAACCCGAATGACGCAACAGGGCGCGAGATCAAGCTGAATCTGCTCGAGCAGTTCTATCCCGCCGACAGCGATTGGCAGGCGATGGTCTGGCTGCGCACCTGGCAGATCTGGGAGCGGGCGTTGTCGGCATTACCGACGGTTCGCAACTGA
- the ggt gene encoding gamma-glutamyltransferase, with product MFSTFPLRRYRLPALVLLASALTLTACNNASVPTLPLAPESASGFRTDLKTQHAEKYMAAAANPLAAEAGREMLRRGGSAIDAAIAMQAVLTLVEPQSSGIGGGALIVLWDGKAVRTYDGRETAPAGATEKLFLQANGQPMGFTQAQIGGRSVGTPGVLRALELAHQKHGRLPWAQLFEPAIRLAEQGFAISPRLHQLIAADSSMPRSAEMMAYFRNADGSPKAVGTNLKNPALAAVFKRIAHEGPDALYKGPVAEEIAAKVQGHANPGSLSLTDLANYQAKERAPLCTDYKRWQVCGMPPPSSGGIAVAQILGTLQALETRDKRLALAPLKPVKTTTPAGIEPDPQAVHLIAEAERLAYADRAQYVADTDFVPVPVKGLVDPAYLASRAALIGERSMGTARPGTPPGIRVAYAPDRSPLRISTSQVVAVDDAGGAVSMTTTIESAFGSHIMVQGFMLNNEMTDFSFIPEENGQKVANRVEPGKRPRSSMAPTLIFDRQSGEFLATVGSPGGSQIIEYVAKSTIGLLDWNLDAQAAINLPNFGSRNGPTELEQGQFSPTLIQALKDKGHSVSEIDMTSGTQAIVRVKDAQGKASLTGGADPRREGQALGD from the coding sequence GTGTTCTCAACCTTTCCTTTGCGCCGCTATCGCCTGCCAGCCCTGGTTCTGCTCGCCAGCGCCTTGACCCTTACCGCATGCAACAACGCTTCAGTCCCGACGCTGCCACTCGCTCCGGAAAGCGCTTCCGGCTTCCGCACCGACCTGAAAACTCAACACGCCGAGAAATACATGGCAGCGGCAGCCAACCCGCTGGCGGCCGAAGCCGGGCGGGAGATGCTGCGCCGGGGCGGCTCGGCCATCGACGCGGCGATTGCGATGCAAGCAGTGTTGACGCTGGTCGAGCCACAGTCTTCGGGCATCGGTGGCGGTGCATTGATCGTACTCTGGGATGGCAAGGCCGTGCGCACCTACGACGGGCGTGAAACCGCCCCGGCCGGCGCTACCGAGAAGCTTTTCCTGCAAGCCAATGGACAACCGATGGGGTTCACCCAGGCGCAGATTGGCGGCCGCTCGGTGGGCACACCCGGCGTGCTGCGCGCCCTGGAACTGGCCCATCAAAAACACGGACGCCTGCCCTGGGCGCAGCTGTTTGAACCAGCCATCCGGCTCGCCGAACAAGGCTTCGCCATTTCGCCACGCCTGCACCAGTTGATCGCCGCGGATTCGTCCATGCCGCGCTCAGCGGAAATGATGGCTTACTTCCGTAATGCCGATGGCAGCCCAAAAGCCGTCGGCACAAACTTGAAGAACCCGGCACTCGCCGCCGTGTTCAAACGCATCGCCCATGAAGGCCCGGATGCCCTGTACAAAGGCCCGGTCGCCGAGGAAATCGCAGCCAAGGTGCAGGGTCACGCGAACCCCGGCAGCCTGTCCCTGACCGACCTCGCCAACTACCAGGCCAAGGAGCGCGCGCCGCTATGCACCGACTACAAGCGCTGGCAAGTCTGCGGCATGCCGCCGCCGTCATCGGGGGGGATCGCCGTGGCGCAGATCCTCGGCACGCTGCAAGCCCTGGAGACTCGCGATAAACGCCTGGCGCTGGCACCGCTGAAGCCGGTTAAAACCACAACCCCGGCCGGTATCGAGCCCGACCCGCAAGCGGTGCACCTGATCGCTGAAGCCGAACGCCTGGCCTATGCCGACCGCGCTCAGTACGTCGCCGATACCGACTTCGTGCCCGTGCCGGTCAAGGGCCTGGTCGACCCGGCCTACCTCGCCAGCCGCGCCGCCCTGATCGGCGAACGCAGCATGGGCACGGCCAGACCCGGCACGCCGCCGGGCATCCGGGTGGCCTATGCGCCGGACCGTTCGCCGCTGCGGATTTCCACCTCGCAAGTGGTGGCCGTCGATGACGCCGGCGGCGCCGTGTCGATGACCACCACCATCGAGTCGGCGTTCGGCTCGCACATCATGGTTCAGGGCTTCATGCTCAACAACGAGATGACCGACTTCTCGTTCATCCCCGAGGAAAACGGGCAAAAAGTCGCCAACCGCGTCGAGCCCGGCAAACGCCCGCGCTCCTCCATGGCCCCGACCCTGATCTTCGACCGCCAGAGCGGCGAGTTCCTCGCCACCGTCGGCTCCCCAGGCGGCTCGCAAATCATCGAATACGTGGCCAAATCCACCATCGGCCTGCTCGACTGGAACCTCGATGCCCAAGCCGCCATCAACCTGCCCAACTTTGGCAGCCGCAACGGCCCGACCGAACTGGAACAGGGACAGTTCAGCCCGACGCTGATTCAGGCGCTGAAAGACAAAGGGCACAGCGTGAGCGAGATCGACATGACCAGCGGGACCCAGGCGATTGTTCGGGTCAAGGACGCCCAAGGGAAAGCGTCGCTGACAGGCGGGGCCGATCCGCGGCGTGAAGGGCAAGCGTTGGGGGATTGA
- the ddlA gene encoding D-alanine--D-alanine ligase — MSKLRVGIIFGGRSAEHEVSLQSAKNIVDALDRSRFEPVLIGIDKQGHWHLNDPSNFLLNQENPALIALNQSNRELAVVPGKASQQLVETSSQEMLGHVDVIFPIVHGTLGEDGCLQGLLRMADLPFVGSDVLGSAVCMDKDISKRLLRDAGLAVTPFVTLTRATAARTGFAEVRGKLGLPLFVKPANQGSSVGVSKVTDEAEYIVAVELALSFDTKVLIESAVSGREIECAVLGNEDAIASGCGEIVVRSGFYSYDSKYIDDTAAEVVVPANISVEASERIRALAVEAFQVLGCSGLARVDVFLIDSGEVLINEINSLPGFTRISMYPKLWQATGMTYSELVTRLIELAQEKHQVRQGLKISR; from the coding sequence ATGAGCAAATTGCGTGTGGGGATCATTTTCGGAGGCCGTTCGGCCGAGCATGAGGTGTCGTTGCAGTCGGCGAAAAACATCGTCGATGCGCTGGATCGTTCACGCTTCGAGCCGGTGCTGATCGGCATCGACAAACAGGGCCATTGGCACCTCAATGACCCTTCCAACTTTTTGCTGAACCAGGAAAACCCGGCGCTGATCGCCCTCAATCAGTCCAATCGCGAACTGGCCGTGGTGCCGGGCAAAGCCAGTCAGCAACTGGTGGAAACCTCCAGCCAGGAAATGCTTGGTCACGTCGATGTGATCTTCCCGATTGTCCACGGCACCCTCGGTGAAGACGGTTGCCTGCAAGGCTTGCTGCGCATGGCCGATCTGCCGTTTGTCGGCTCCGATGTGCTCGGCTCGGCCGTGTGCATGGACAAGGACATCAGCAAGCGCCTGCTGCGCGATGCCGGCCTGGCGGTGACGCCGTTCGTGACATTGACCCGCGCCACGGCGGCGCGCACCGGTTTTGCCGAGGTGCGGGGCAAGTTGGGTTTGCCACTGTTCGTCAAACCGGCGAACCAGGGCTCCTCCGTGGGTGTGAGCAAGGTCACCGACGAGGCTGAGTACATCGTTGCGGTGGAACTGGCCTTGAGTTTCGATACCAAGGTGTTGATCGAGTCTGCCGTCAGCGGCCGCGAGATTGAGTGCGCGGTGCTCGGCAACGAAGACGCCATCGCCAGTGGCTGCGGCGAGATCGTGGTGCGCAGCGGGTTCTATTCCTACGACAGCAAGTACATCGACGACACGGCTGCTGAAGTGGTGGTGCCGGCCAATATCAGCGTCGAAGCCAGCGAGCGCATTCGCGCCCTGGCCGTCGAAGCGTTCCAGGTACTGGGCTGCTCCGGCCTGGCCCGTGTCGACGTGTTCCTGATCGACAGCGGCGAAGTGCTGATCAATGAAATCAACTCGCTGCCCGGCTTCACTCGCATCAGCATGTACCCGAAACTGTGGCAGGCCACCGGCATGACCTACAGCGAACTGGTGACGCGACTGATCGAGCTGGCGCAGGAAAAGCACCAGGTTCGGCAGGGGTTGAAGATCAGTCGATAA
- a CDS encoding AraC family transcriptional regulator translates to MAKRPPRNDWFLRAPDVGGLQRFEAFFAGHGYDLHRHDTYAIGHTLAGVQSFQYRGGWRHSLPGATIVLHPDEAHDGEAGTESGFQYRMMYIEPALIQQMLGGQALPFIKTGLSNDPRLFAATGALLRSLDCPLDPLEEQDALFDLAQAMSAVSGAPGKRSGFDYVAAQRAREYIHGALDRTVTLDELAQHSGRDRWSLSRDFRLLFGTSPYRYLTMRRLDLVRALLIQGQSLVSAALIAGFTDQSHMTRQFRKTYGLSPARWMNMQRR, encoded by the coding sequence ATGGCCAAGCGTCCGCCTCGCAATGACTGGTTCCTTCGCGCGCCCGATGTCGGCGGGCTGCAGCGTTTCGAGGCGTTTTTTGCCGGCCATGGCTACGACCTTCACCGCCACGACACCTATGCCATCGGCCACACCCTGGCCGGGGTGCAGAGCTTTCAGTATCGCGGCGGCTGGCGTCACAGCCTGCCGGGCGCAACGATCGTGCTGCACCCGGACGAAGCCCACGATGGCGAAGCCGGCACCGAGTCCGGATTCCAGTACCGGATGATGTACATCGAACCGGCGCTGATCCAGCAGATGCTCGGCGGGCAGGCGCTGCCGTTCATCAAGACCGGGCTGTCGAACGATCCCCGCCTGTTCGCCGCCACGGGCGCGTTGCTGCGCAGCCTGGATTGCCCGCTCGATCCACTGGAAGAGCAGGATGCGCTGTTCGATCTGGCGCAAGCCATGAGCGCGGTTTCCGGTGCGCCGGGCAAACGCTCGGGTTTCGATTACGTGGCCGCGCAGCGTGCGCGGGAATACATCCACGGCGCCCTGGATCGCACCGTGACCCTGGATGAACTGGCGCAGCACAGTGGTCGGGATCGCTGGAGCCTGTCCCGGGATTTTCGCCTGTTGTTCGGTACCAGCCCCTACCGCTACCTGACCATGCGCCGCCTGGACTTGGTCCGTGCGCTACTGATTCAGGGTCAGAGCCTGGTCAGCGCCGCGCTGATCGCAGGCTTCACCGACCAGAGCCACATGACGCGGCAATTTCGCAAAACCTACGGCCTGTCACCGGCCCGCTGGATGAACATGCAGCGCCGTTGA
- a CDS encoding cupin domain-containing protein, with the protein MNAYESLNFAEKISRIDSHWSPRVIAEMNDYQFKVVKLLGDFIWHDHLDTDETFIVLEGRLRIDFRDGHVLVNAGEMYVVPKGVEHKPCAEQEVKLLLIEPKGVLNTGSEGGERTAENDVWI; encoded by the coding sequence ATGAACGCTTACGAAAGCCTGAACTTCGCTGAAAAAATCAGCCGGATCGATTCCCACTGGTCGCCCCGGGTCATCGCCGAAATGAACGACTACCAGTTCAAGGTGGTGAAGCTGCTGGGGGACTTTATCTGGCACGACCACCTCGATACCGACGAAACCTTCATCGTGCTCGAAGGCCGGTTGCGCATCGATTTTCGCGATGGCCACGTGCTGGTGAACGCCGGGGAAATGTACGTGGTGCCCAAAGGCGTCGAACACAAGCCCTGTGCCGAGCAGGAGGTAAAACTTCTGCTGATCGAACCCAAGGGCGTACTCAACACCGGCAGTGAAGGTGGTGAACGCACAGCCGAGAATGATGTGTGGATTTAA
- a CDS encoding flavin reductase family protein, giving the protein MSVSHRRPVPLSKAYRLLNHGPTVLVSAAHGGQRNIMAAAWAMPLDFEPPKIAVVLDKSTWTRQLLEASGTFVLNVPCAAQADIVQTVGSTSGLELTQGQGRDKFETYDLQTFTGESVDAPMLEGCVAWLECRLLPEPNNHQQYDLFLAEVIAAQADERVFSEGRWHFEGQDALRTLHHVAGGHFLTIGEPVDGKTLQA; this is encoded by the coding sequence ATGAGCGTTTCCCATCGCCGACCGGTTCCCTTGTCCAAGGCCTATCGTCTGCTCAATCATGGCCCGACTGTGCTGGTCAGCGCAGCCCACGGTGGCCAGCGCAACATCATGGCGGCCGCCTGGGCCATGCCGCTGGATTTCGAACCACCGAAAATTGCCGTGGTGCTGGACAAGTCCACCTGGACTCGCCAGTTGCTGGAAGCCTCGGGCACTTTTGTGCTGAACGTTCCGTGCGCTGCCCAGGCCGACATTGTGCAGACCGTCGGTTCGACCTCCGGCCTGGAATTGACCCAAGGCCAGGGGCGCGACAAGTTTGAGACCTACGACTTGCAGACCTTCACTGGCGAGTCGGTCGATGCGCCGATGCTCGAAGGCTGCGTGGCCTGGCTGGAATGTCGCCTGTTGCCGGAGCCGAACAATCACCAGCAGTACGATCTGTTCCTGGCCGAAGTGATTGCCGCACAGGCAGACGAACGTGTGTTCAGCGAAGGGCGCTGGCACTTCGAAGGGCAAGATGCCTTGCGCACCTTGCACCACGTGGCGGGCGGGCATTTCCTGACCATTGGCGAGCCGGTGGACGGCAAGACTTTGCAGGCTTGA
- a CDS encoding PAS domain-containing methyl-accepting chemotaxis protein has product MFNKRLKQELSALREELSSLQQVKESLESEMLVLTLDSDGRVQSVNQNFLGEMQYKSGDLIGRHIDELVPDHVKSDEFQLRFKNALTRGEHFAGAVRLLRGNGQEAWLRSILQPVRSADGRIRHFSIFSSDLTRTIEASREHENLIGALVRSTAVIEFDLNGNVLTANDRFLSGMGYSLAQIKGKHHRMFCLPEEYNSAEYQNFWRRLNTGEYVAERFKRVDSHGRTVWLEASYNPVVDANNKLYKVVKFATVITDQVNQEQAVAEAANIAYSTSQQTDQSAQRGNAVVTQAVDVMRDLARHMQTAGDGIEALNEQSLVIGTIVKTISGIAEQTNLLALNAAIEAARAGEQGRGFAVVADEVRQLASRTSQATDEIVLVVRQNQDMARNAVALMTDGKLQAEQGLALAAEAGTVIVEIQDGAQKVVNAVGQFANQLVS; this is encoded by the coding sequence ATGTTCAATAAACGCTTGAAGCAGGAGCTGTCGGCTCTTCGTGAAGAACTCTCCAGCCTTCAGCAAGTGAAGGAAAGCCTGGAAAGCGAGATGCTGGTGCTGACCCTCGACAGCGATGGACGGGTTCAGTCGGTCAATCAGAACTTCCTTGGCGAAATGCAGTACAAGAGCGGCGACCTGATTGGCCGACACATCGACGAGTTGGTCCCGGATCACGTGAAATCCGATGAATTCCAGCTGCGTTTCAAGAACGCGCTGACCCGTGGCGAACACTTCGCCGGCGCAGTGCGCCTGTTGCGCGGTAACGGCCAGGAAGCGTGGTTGCGCTCGATCCTGCAACCGGTGCGCTCGGCGGATGGGCGGATCAGGCATTTTTCGATTTTCTCCAGCGACCTGACCCGCACCATCGAGGCCTCCCGCGAACACGAGAACCTGATCGGCGCACTGGTGCGCTCCACGGCGGTGATCGAATTCGACCTCAACGGCAACGTGCTGACGGCCAATGACCGCTTCCTCAGTGGCATGGGTTACAGCCTCGCGCAGATCAAGGGTAAGCATCACCGCATGTTCTGCCTGCCGGAGGAGTACAACAGTGCCGAGTATCAGAATTTCTGGCGTCGCCTGAACACGGGCGAGTACGTGGCCGAGCGTTTCAAACGTGTCGACAGCCATGGTCGTACGGTCTGGCTGGAGGCGTCCTACAACCCGGTGGTCGATGCCAACAACAAGCTCTACAAAGTGGTGAAGTTCGCCACGGTGATTACCGATCAGGTCAATCAGGAACAGGCCGTCGCCGAGGCCGCCAACATCGCCTACAGCACCTCGCAGCAAACCGACCAAAGCGCCCAGCGCGGTAACGCTGTGGTGACCCAGGCCGTGGACGTGATGCGCGATCTGGCCAGGCATATGCAAACCGCCGGTGATGGCATCGAGGCCCTGAACGAGCAATCGCTGGTGATCGGTACCATTGTCAAAACCATCAGCGGCATTGCCGAACAGACCAACCTGCTGGCGCTCAACGCGGCCATCGAAGCGGCGCGTGCGGGCGAGCAGGGGCGTGGCTTTGCCGTGGTCGCGGATGAGGTTCGGCAACTGGCTTCGCGCACCAGCCAGGCCACGGACGAAATCGTCCTTGTGGTGCGGCAGAATCAGGACATGGCGCGCAACGCCGTGGCCCTGATGACCGATGGCAAACTTCAGGCCGAACAGGGCCTGGCGCTGGCGGCGGAAGCGGGTACGGTGATTGTCGAGATCCAGGACGGCGCGCAGAAAGTGGTCAACGCGGTGGGGCAGTTTGCCAATCAGTTGGTGAGTTGA
- a CDS encoding MFS transporter: MTANTDSRPTPFNRSDYKTLGLAALGGALEIYDFIIFVFFALTLSQLFFPPEMPEWLRLLQSFGIFVTGYLARPLGGILMAHFADRLGRKKVFSLSILMMALPCLLIGIMPTYAQIGYFAPLLLLALRILQGAAVGGEVPSAWVFVAEHAPIAHRGYALGFLQAGLTFGYLIGALTATFLAQAFTPAEILDYAWRYPFLLGGVFGVIGVWLRRWLSETPVFMAMQTQREAAGELPLRTVLREHRLAILPAMILTCVLTSAVVVFVVITPTMMQKTFGMTASHTFALSALGIVFLNIGCVLAGLLVDRIGAWRTVMLYSLLLPLGIGVLYACLITGGDWIGLAYAVAGLSCGVVGAVPSVMVSLFPARIRVSGISFTYNIAYAAWASVTPLLLIGLMPWSPWICVMFSAVMGVVGVGSAAYFGARMPRIAGCSTAGAH, from the coding sequence ATGACTGCCAACACCGATTCGCGCCCGACGCCGTTCAACCGCTCGGACTACAAGACCCTCGGGCTCGCCGCCCTCGGCGGGGCGCTGGAAATCTACGACTTCATCATCTTCGTGTTTTTCGCCCTGACCCTCAGCCAGTTGTTCTTCCCGCCGGAAATGCCCGAGTGGCTGCGCCTGCTGCAAAGCTTCGGGATCTTCGTCACCGGTTACCTGGCGCGACCGCTGGGTGGCATCCTGATGGCGCACTTCGCCGACCGTCTGGGGCGCAAGAAAGTCTTCAGCCTGAGCATCCTGATGATGGCGTTGCCCTGCCTGCTGATCGGGATCATGCCGACCTATGCGCAAATCGGTTATTTCGCTCCCTTGCTGCTGTTGGCCCTGCGCATCCTCCAGGGCGCGGCGGTGGGCGGCGAGGTGCCCAGTGCCTGGGTATTCGTCGCCGAGCACGCGCCCATCGCCCATCGCGGCTATGCCCTGGGATTCTTGCAGGCGGGGCTGACCTTCGGCTATCTGATCGGCGCATTGACCGCGACCTTCCTGGCGCAGGCATTCACCCCGGCGGAAATCCTCGATTACGCCTGGCGCTACCCGTTTCTGCTCGGCGGCGTGTTTGGTGTGATTGGCGTCTGGCTGCGTCGCTGGCTCAGCGAAACCCCGGTGTTCATGGCCATGCAGACACAACGCGAGGCGGCTGGCGAACTGCCGCTGCGCACGGTCTTGCGCGAGCATCGCCTGGCCATTTTGCCGGCGATGATTCTCACCTGTGTGCTGACCTCGGCCGTGGTGGTGTTCGTGGTCATCACCCCGACCATGATGCAGAAAACCTTTGGCATGACCGCCAGCCATACCTTCGCCTTGAGCGCACTGGGCATCGTGTTCTTGAACATCGGCTGCGTGCTCGCCGGGCTGCTGGTCGACCGCATCGGCGCCTGGCGCACAGTGATGCTCTATAGCCTGCTGCTGCCGCTGGGCATCGGCGTGCTGTATGCCTGCCTGATCACGGGCGGCGACTGGATCGGCCTGGCCTACGCCGTGGCAGGGCTGTCCTGCGGGGTGGTCGGCGCGGTGCCATCGGTGATGGTCAGCCTGTTCCCGGCGCGGATTCGCGTCTCGGGTATCTCGTTCACCTACAACATTGCCTACGCCGCGTGGGCGAGTGTCACACCGCTGCTGTTGATCGGTCTGATGCCGTGGAGTCCGTGGATCTGCGTGATGTTCAGTGCGGTGATGGGGGTCGTGGGCGTGGGCAGCGCGGCTTATTTCGGTGCACGGATGCCGAGAATCGCAGGCTGTTCCACTGCTGGCGCGCATTGA
- a CDS encoding TIGR00366 family protein: MAADIEDSRSARFALRCSSFAERWFPDSWVFAALAVIIVALATMAMGAKPTDAAMAFGDGFWSLIPFTMQMAFVVIGGYVVASSPPAVKLIDRLAKLPKNGRSAVAWVALISMVASLLNWGLSLVFGGLLVRALARRTDLKMDYRAAGAAAYLGLGAVWALGLSSSAAQLQANPASLPPSILSITGVIPFTQTIFLWQSGVMLLALIVISLIIAYATAPGPNSARDAKACGVDPSFNLPPLQPRTRPGEWLEYSPLLMILLVLLAGGWLFHEFATKPAISAISGLNTYNFLFIMLGALLHWRPRSFLDAVARAVPTTTGVLIQFPLYGSIAALMTTVKGADAQTLAHHISTFFVSIASHDTYALLMGVYSAILGFFIPSGGGKWIIEAPYVMQVANDLNYHLGWAVQIYNAAEALPNLINPFYMLPLLGVLGLKARDLIGFSFVQLLVHTPLVLVLLWALGTTLAYLPPVMP; this comes from the coding sequence GTGGCCGCTGATATCGAAGATAGCCGCTCCGCCCGCTTTGCCCTGCGCTGCTCAAGTTTTGCCGAACGCTGGTTTCCCGACTCCTGGGTGTTTGCTGCCCTGGCGGTGATTATCGTGGCCCTGGCCACCATGGCGATGGGGGCCAAGCCCACCGATGCTGCGATGGCCTTTGGTGATGGCTTCTGGAGTCTGATCCCCTTCACCATGCAGATGGCCTTCGTGGTGATCGGCGGTTATGTGGTCGCCAGTTCGCCCCCGGCGGTGAAGCTGATTGACCGTCTGGCCAAACTGCCGAAAAACGGCCGCTCCGCCGTGGCCTGGGTCGCGTTGATTTCGATGGTCGCGTCGTTGCTGAACTGGGGCCTGTCCCTGGTGTTCGGTGGTTTGCTGGTGCGCGCCCTTGCCCGCCGTACCGACCTGAAGATGGACTATCGCGCCGCTGGTGCTGCCGCCTATCTGGGGCTTGGCGCGGTGTGGGCCTTGGGCCTGTCGTCGTCCGCAGCACAGTTGCAGGCCAACCCGGCGAGCCTGCCGCCGTCCATTCTGTCGATCACCGGGGTGATTCCATTCACGCAGACGATCTTTCTCTGGCAGTCCGGCGTGATGCTGCTGGCCTTGATCGTCATTTCGCTGATCATTGCCTACGCCACCGCCCCTGGTCCGAACTCGGCGCGTGATGCCAAGGCCTGCGGCGTCGATCCGAGTTTCAACCTGCCGCCGCTACAACCGCGCACCCGTCCCGGCGAATGGCTGGAATACAGCCCGCTGCTGATGATCCTGCTGGTGCTGCTGGCCGGTGGCTGGCTGTTCCACGAGTTTGCGACCAAACCGGCGATCAGTGCGATTTCCGGGCTGAACACCTACAACTTCCTGTTCATCATGCTCGGCGCCCTGCTGCACTGGCGCCCGCGCAGCTTTCTGGACGCCGTGGCCCGCGCAGTGCCGACCACCACCGGTGTGTTGATCCAGTTCCCGTTGTATGGCTCGATCGCGGCGTTGATGACCACGGTCAAGGGCGCCGATGCGCAGACCCTGGCGCACCACATCTCGACCTTTTTCGTCAGCATTGCCTCCCACGACACCTATGCCCTGCTGATGGGCGTGTACTCGGCGATCCTCGGCTTCTTCATTCCGTCCGGTGGCGGCAAGTGGATCATCGAAGCGCCGTACGTCATGCAGGTGGCCAATGACCTGAACTATCACCTGGGCTGGGCGGTACAGATCTACAACGCCGCCGAAGCCTTGCCGAACCTGATCAACCCGTTCTACATGCTGCCGTTGCTGGGCGTGCTGGGGTTGAAGGCGCGGGACCTGATCGGCTTCTCGTTCGTGCAGTTGCTGGTACACACGCCACTGGTGCTAGTGTTGTTATGGGCACTGGGGACGACGCTGGCGTATTTGCCGCCGGTCATGCCGTAA
- a CDS encoding lysine methyltransferase has protein sequence MKAHAPQLKHPQPPQGVYPFSELPVRLGFPSLADFEIIENAKGEATAVAARREFPRITRLCRASGHLLPYRCRHTRQLAPGVHVYDPRFCGLLRHSCDPNVFLDLSELWLWTLKDISKGDWLTMDFAASEDKLQRQFACQCGSYECRGWITGYDEEPNADGQLFLQQWRRRSLY, from the coding sequence ATGAAAGCTCACGCCCCTCAACTAAAACACCCACAACCGCCGCAAGGTGTTTACCCCTTTTCGGAGCTGCCCGTCCGCCTGGGATTTCCTTCCCTGGCCGACTTCGAAATCATTGAAAACGCCAAGGGTGAAGCCACGGCTGTTGCCGCACGGCGCGAATTCCCGCGAATCACTCGTCTCTGCCGGGCGTCGGGGCACTTGCTGCCCTATCGCTGTCGGCATACCCGCCAGCTCGCCCCCGGCGTGCACGTCTATGACCCGCGTTTCTGCGGGCTGTTGCGACACTCTTGCGACCCCAATGTCTTTCTGGACTTGAGCGAGTTGTGGTTATGGACGCTGAAGGACATCAGCAAGGGCGACTGGCTGACCATGGACTTCGCCGCCAGCGAAGACAAACTGCAACGCCAATTCGCCTGCCAGTGCGGCTCATACGAGTGCCGTGGCTGGATTACCGGCTACGATGAAGAGCCGAACGCCGACGGCCAGCTGTTTTTGCAACAGTGGCGTCGGCGAAGTCTGTATTGA